In Grus americana isolate bGruAme1 chromosome 4, bGruAme1.mat, whole genome shotgun sequence, one genomic interval encodes:
- the LOC129206333 gene encoding cytochrome P450 2U1 isoform X1 — protein sequence MAVAATGTAAWTWLLRAPTATELLLAVLCWLGCYWLLRRPRVPPGLPPGPAPWPLVGNFAFALLPPPLLRRWAVEVWGCGRGSPAFSPHVFLTGLTRMYGSVFRLFVGSRPFIVLNTFGAVREALVQKAEVFSDRPSVPIVLMITRKKGVIFAPYGPVWKQQRKFSLSTLRHFGVGRHSLEPKIIEELKFIKDEMLKHGKDPFNPFPIIRNAVSNVICSMAFGRRFNYEDVEFKTMLKNMARALELSVNSYMILVNICPWLYYLPFGPFWELRKTELDITAFLKKIIAQHRDTLDAANPRDFIDMYFIHVEEEKNNKESSFNEDYLFFIIGDLFIAGTDTTSNTLLWCLLYMSLYPDIQEKVHAEIEAVLGRDKVPSLTHKAQMPFTEATIMEVQRMTAVVPLSIPRMASETAVLQGYTIPKGSVIIPNLWSVHRDPNIWEKPDEFQPSRFLDENGQLIKKEAFIPFGMGKRVCMGEQLAKMELFLIFASLMQSFTFLYPENAAKPSMEGRFGLTLAPCPFNIIALKK from the exons ATGGCGGTGGCAGCGACGGGCACGGCCGCTTGGACGTGGCTGCTGCGGGCCCCCACCGccactgagctgctgctggcggtCCTGTGCTGGCTGGGCTGCTACTGGCTCCTGCGGCGGCCGCGGGTGCCGCCGGGGCTGCCGCCGGGCCCGGCGCCCTGGCCGCTGGTGGGCAACTTCGCCTTCgccctgctgccgccgccgctgctgaGGAGGTGGGCGGTGGAAGTGTGGGGCTGCGGCCGGGGCTCCCCCGCCTTCTCCCCCCACGTTTTCCTCACCGGCCTCACCAGGATGTACGGCAGCGTCTTCCGGCTCTTTGTGGGCAGCCGCCCCTTCATCGTCCTCAACACCTTCGGGGCGGTGCGGGAGGCGCTGGTGCAGAAGGCGGAGGTGTTCAGCGACCGGCCTTCCGTCCCCATCGTCCTCATGATCACCCGCAAGAAGG GTGTTATTTTTGCACCTTATGGCCCTGTCTGGAAGCAACAGAGGAAATTCTCTCTCTCAACACTGCGTCATTTTGGAGTAGGAAGACACAGCTTGGAGCCTAAAATAATTGAGGAACTGAAATTTATAAAGGATGAAATGCTGAAGCATGGAAAGGATCCATTTAATCCCTTTCCGATCATTCGCAATGCCGTGTCCAACGTTATCTGTTCCATGGCCTTTGGCAGGCGTTTTAACTATGAAGATGTTGAGTTCAAGACGATGCTGAAGAACATGGCCCGCGCACTGGAGCTAAGCGTGAACAGCTATATGATCCTGGTCAATATCTGCCCTTGGCTGTACTACCTTCCCTTTGGGCCTTTCTGGGAACTTAGGAAAACAGAATTAGATATTACtgcttttctaaagaaaataattgcacaGCACAGGGATACACTGGATGCAGCAAATCCCAGGGACTTCATTGATATGTACTTCATCcatgtggaagaagaaaagaacaacaaGGAGAGCAGTTTTAATGAAGACTACCTATTTTTTATCATTGGTGACCTCTTCATCGCAGGCACAGACACTACTTCCAACACGTTACTGTGGTGCCTGCTCTACATGTCTCTCTACCCAGACATACaag AGAAGGTTCATGCAGAAATTGAAGCAGTTCTAGGACGTGACAAAGTTCCCTCTCTTACCCACAAGGCTCAAATGCCCTTCACAGAGGCAACCATTATGGAAGTGCAGAGGATGACTGCGGTTGTTCCCCTTTCTATTCCTCGTATGGCCTCAGAAACTGCTG TGCTGCAGGGATATACTATTCCTAAGGGTAGTGTGATCATACCCAACTTGTGGTCGGTACACAGAGATCCTAACATTTGGGAAAAACCAGATGAATTTCAACCATCGAGATTTCTGGATGAAAACGGCCAGCTAATTAAGAAAGAGGCATTCATTCCTTTTGGAATGG GTAAACGTGTGTGCATGGGAGAGCAGTTGGCAAAAATGGAGCTGTTCTTAATTTTTGCAAGTCTAATGCaaagttttacctttttgtaTCCTGAAAATGCTGCAAAGCCATCTATGGAGGGAAGGTTTGGCCTAACTTTAGCTCCATGTCCGTTCAATATAATAGCTTTGAAGAAATGA
- the LOC129206333 gene encoding cytochrome P450 2U1 isoform X2 → MAVAATGTAAWTWLLRAPTATELLLAVLCWLGCYWLLRRPRVPPGLPPGPAPWPLVGNFAFALLPPPLLRRWAVEVWGCGRGSPAFSPHVFLTGLTRMYGSVFRLFVGSRPFIVLNTFGAVREALVQKAEVFSDRPSVPIVLMITRKKGVIFAPYGPVWKQQRKFSLSTLRHFGVGRHSLEPKIIEELKFIKDEMLKHGKDPFNPFPIIRNAVSNVICSMAFGRRFNYEDVEFKTMLKNMARALELSVNSYMILVNICPWLYYLPFGPFWELRKTELDITAFLKKIIAQHRDTLDAANPRDFIDMYFIHVEEEKNNKESSFNEDYLFFIIGDLFIAGTDTTSNTLLWCLLYMSLYPDIQEKVHAEIEAVLGRDKVPSLTHKAQMPFTEATIMEVQRMTAVVPLSIPRMASETAGKRVCMGEQLAKMELFLIFASLMQSFTFLYPENAAKPSMEGRFGLTLAPCPFNIIALKK, encoded by the exons ATGGCGGTGGCAGCGACGGGCACGGCCGCTTGGACGTGGCTGCTGCGGGCCCCCACCGccactgagctgctgctggcggtCCTGTGCTGGCTGGGCTGCTACTGGCTCCTGCGGCGGCCGCGGGTGCCGCCGGGGCTGCCGCCGGGCCCGGCGCCCTGGCCGCTGGTGGGCAACTTCGCCTTCgccctgctgccgccgccgctgctgaGGAGGTGGGCGGTGGAAGTGTGGGGCTGCGGCCGGGGCTCCCCCGCCTTCTCCCCCCACGTTTTCCTCACCGGCCTCACCAGGATGTACGGCAGCGTCTTCCGGCTCTTTGTGGGCAGCCGCCCCTTCATCGTCCTCAACACCTTCGGGGCGGTGCGGGAGGCGCTGGTGCAGAAGGCGGAGGTGTTCAGCGACCGGCCTTCCGTCCCCATCGTCCTCATGATCACCCGCAAGAAGG GTGTTATTTTTGCACCTTATGGCCCTGTCTGGAAGCAACAGAGGAAATTCTCTCTCTCAACACTGCGTCATTTTGGAGTAGGAAGACACAGCTTGGAGCCTAAAATAATTGAGGAACTGAAATTTATAAAGGATGAAATGCTGAAGCATGGAAAGGATCCATTTAATCCCTTTCCGATCATTCGCAATGCCGTGTCCAACGTTATCTGTTCCATGGCCTTTGGCAGGCGTTTTAACTATGAAGATGTTGAGTTCAAGACGATGCTGAAGAACATGGCCCGCGCACTGGAGCTAAGCGTGAACAGCTATATGATCCTGGTCAATATCTGCCCTTGGCTGTACTACCTTCCCTTTGGGCCTTTCTGGGAACTTAGGAAAACAGAATTAGATATTACtgcttttctaaagaaaataattgcacaGCACAGGGATACACTGGATGCAGCAAATCCCAGGGACTTCATTGATATGTACTTCATCcatgtggaagaagaaaagaacaacaaGGAGAGCAGTTTTAATGAAGACTACCTATTTTTTATCATTGGTGACCTCTTCATCGCAGGCACAGACACTACTTCCAACACGTTACTGTGGTGCCTGCTCTACATGTCTCTCTACCCAGACATACaag AGAAGGTTCATGCAGAAATTGAAGCAGTTCTAGGACGTGACAAAGTTCCCTCTCTTACCCACAAGGCTCAAATGCCCTTCACAGAGGCAACCATTATGGAAGTGCAGAGGATGACTGCGGTTGTTCCCCTTTCTATTCCTCGTATGGCCTCAGAAACTGCTG GTAAACGTGTGTGCATGGGAGAGCAGTTGGCAAAAATGGAGCTGTTCTTAATTTTTGCAAGTCTAATGCaaagttttacctttttgtaTCCTGAAAATGCTGCAAAGCCATCTATGGAGGGAAGGTTTGGCCTAACTTTAGCTCCATGTCCGTTCAATATAATAGCTTTGAAGAAATGA
- the HADH gene encoding hydroxyacyl-coenzyme A dehydrogenase, mitochondrial — protein sequence MAFATRHFVRAASSTAATAAAKKLIVKHVTVVGGGLMGAGIAQVAAASGHTVVLVDQSDEILKKSTKGIEESLKRVTKKKFADKPEAGAEFIEKTLKNLTTNTDAVAVVHSTDLVIEAIVENQEIKNELFKRLDKFAPEHTIFASNTSSLQITQLANSTTRQDRFGGLHFFNPVPMMKLVEVIKTPMTSQKTFESLMDFSKAVGKSPVSCKDTPGFIVNRLLVPYMMEAVRLFERGDASKEDIDVAMKLGAGYPMGPFELLDYVGLDTSKYIIDGWHSLEPNNPLFAPSPLLNKLVEEKKLGKKTGEGFYKYK from the exons ATGGCTTTCGCCACCCGCCACTTCGTGCGCGCCGCCTCCTCCACCGCCGCCACGGCGGCCGCCAAGAAACTGATCGTGAAGCATGTGACGGTCGTCGGTGGCGGCCTCATGGGCGCCGGCATCGCCCAG GTTGCAGCAGCCAGTGGTCACACTGTGGTGTTAGTAGACCAGTCAGATGAAATCCTTAAAAAGTCTACAAAAGGAATTGAAGAGAGTTTGAAGAGAgtgacaaagaagaaatttgCGGATAAGCCTGAG GCTGGTGCTGAGTTCATTGAGAAGACCTTAAAGAACCTCACAACAAACACAGATGCAGTAGCAGTGGTCCACAGCACGGATCTGGTAATAGAAGCTATTGTGGAGaaccaggaaattaaaaatgaactcTTCAAGAGGCTGGATAAGTTTGCTCCAGA gcatACAATATTTGCAAGCAACACTTCATCCTTGCAAATCACACAGCTGGCTAACTCAACCACCCGGCAGGACCGATTTGGTGGTCTCCATTTCTTCAATCCTGTGCCTATGATGAAGCTTGTGGAG GTCATCAAGACTCCAATGACCAGCCAAAAGACTTTTGAATCGCTGATGGATTTCAGTAAAGCAGTAGGAAAGAGTCCTGTCAGTTGTAAG GATACTCCAGGGTTTATTGTAAACCGTCTCTTGGTGCCATATATGATGGAAGCTGTTCGACTTTTTGAGAGAG GAGATGCATCAAAGGAAGATATTGATGTTGCTATGAAGCTTGGGGCTGGCTATCCCATGGGTCCATTTGAACTGCTGGACTATGTTGGGTTGGATACCAGTAAATACATTATAGATG GATGGCATTCATTAGAGCCCAACAATCCTCTTTTTGCACCCAGCCCACTCCTGAATAAACTGGTAGAAGAAAAGAAGCTGGGTAAGAAGACTGGAGAAGGattttacaaatacaaatgA